From one Henriciella marina DSM 19595 genomic stretch:
- a CDS encoding type I polyketide synthase: MADGTSGPADIAIVGYGAMFPGRGDAAGFWRDIAEGVDTLGPVPPTHWLIEDYYDADPKARDKTYGQRGGFLSPQGFDPLSFGIPPNQIDATDSAQLLALMVAQAALDEAEKATNGTIDRKRTSCILGVASATELVGHMSGRLQRPAWIKGLRDAGLPETDVQAIADRISENFSEWKESTFPGLLGNVVAGRIANRMDLGGSNYVTDAACASSLSALHGAIHELRAGDSDLVLTGGVDALNDILMYMCFSKTPALSPTEDCRPFSDKADGTMLGEGIGILALRRLADAERDGNRIHAVIKGIGAGSDGRATAIYAPLPDGQARALHRAYEQAGYDPRSVELVEAHGTGTKAGDAAEIAGLKQVFCEEGEIVDTPWCAIGSVKSQIGHTKAAAGSASLIKATMSLSRKALPPTIKVDQPAPALAGSPFYVNRGLRPWIRDKSHKRRASVSSFGFGGSNFHVTLEEYTGPQAALPERILPAELVMVSASSPEALATAIEATARKLVQEEDLAIAASESHAGFEAGDLCRAAITASSNDDFNAKAVKLAALIRAGNAETAPLPKGSSVSLTASKPGKLAFLMPGQGSQYVGMGRDLALAFPEARAAWDYAASHKKAGKLGLHRLAFPPSAFNEEQAKAQAETLTAMENAQPALAAATMAVLAVLEKAGLNADMAAGHSFGEIMALNASGVLSDKDALSTACKRARLMSQAAADNEGAMLATQASSEQLAPILKNHPDVVIANDNAPTQTVLSGPVDAIEAARKAIEAAGIKARRLPVASAFHSPIVAGAVAPFRKALGKTDFAKGDFPVFANASAKRYPLAYDKQRDLLAGQIESPVRFREIIEAMHDAGVTTFVEAGPGTVLTALVGQILPGKADAVALDDKKGNGLAAFLAGLGKLAVLGHEIDFEALFANMPAPEARKPRSKHAIDLTGANYNKPYPPKGGAAALPQPKAEASIPAAVSKPVPAAPPDPTPPRAQTSTSSSQISQPGPSPMTEPRQTAHASTTAQIHAQMTEAHTAYMQALQTAHAQYMQTTQAMLASAGSLATPAPQPQVQPAPQPAPAPVAAAPTQQPVPAPTPVTPPPAPAPAAAAPAPTPAPQPTPTPAPAPAAAPPQDFTALVTSLVAEKTGYPADMLEPDMDLEGELGVDSIKQVEILSALREKMPSLPEIEPEQIAELRTIAKIAAFLSPSAGSAPAPKPAPTPAAHANGNGHANGNGHHIAAAPAPAPAAPSAAAGVDMKELVRNLIADKTGYPPEMLEDDMDLEGELGVDSIKQVEILSALREQMPNLPEVEPEQIAELRSIRKIADFFG, translated from the coding sequence ATGGCAGACGGAACGTCGGGACCAGCAGATATAGCCATCGTCGGATATGGCGCGATGTTTCCCGGCCGCGGCGACGCGGCGGGCTTCTGGCGCGATATTGCCGAAGGCGTCGATACGCTGGGCCCGGTCCCGCCGACACACTGGCTGATCGAGGATTATTACGACGCAGACCCGAAGGCACGGGACAAGACCTATGGCCAGCGCGGCGGCTTCCTCTCGCCTCAGGGCTTCGACCCGCTTTCCTTCGGTATTCCGCCCAACCAGATAGACGCCACAGACAGCGCCCAGCTCCTCGCGCTCATGGTGGCACAGGCCGCGCTCGATGAGGCTGAGAAAGCCACGAATGGCACGATTGACCGCAAGCGCACCTCCTGCATTCTCGGCGTCGCGTCAGCGACAGAACTCGTCGGCCATATGTCTGGCCGTCTGCAGCGTCCTGCCTGGATAAAGGGCCTGCGGGACGCCGGCCTTCCCGAGACAGACGTCCAGGCGATCGCCGACCGCATCTCGGAAAACTTCTCCGAATGGAAGGAAAGCACCTTCCCCGGCCTTCTCGGCAATGTGGTTGCCGGGCGTATCGCCAACCGGATGGATCTTGGCGGATCGAACTATGTGACGGACGCAGCCTGCGCCTCGTCTCTCTCGGCTCTGCACGGCGCGATACATGAGCTGCGCGCGGGCGACAGCGACCTTGTCCTGACCGGCGGTGTCGACGCCCTCAACGACATCCTCATGTATATGTGTTTCTCGAAGACACCGGCCCTCTCCCCGACAGAAGACTGCCGGCCATTCTCCGACAAGGCCGATGGGACGATGCTCGGCGAGGGTATCGGCATCCTCGCGCTCCGGCGTCTTGCCGATGCAGAGCGGGACGGCAATCGCATCCATGCCGTCATCAAAGGCATTGGCGCAGGCTCTGACGGGCGCGCCACCGCCATCTATGCGCCGCTACCTGATGGGCAGGCGCGCGCGCTTCACCGCGCCTATGAACAGGCCGGTTATGATCCGCGCTCGGTCGAACTGGTCGAAGCACATGGCACAGGTACCAAAGCTGGCGACGCAGCTGAAATTGCAGGGCTGAAACAGGTCTTCTGCGAGGAAGGTGAGATTGTCGATACGCCCTGGTGTGCCATCGGATCGGTAAAGTCCCAGATCGGCCACACCAAGGCCGCCGCCGGATCAGCCAGCCTGATCAAGGCGACAATGTCGCTGTCCAGAAAAGCCCTGCCGCCAACCATCAAAGTCGACCAGCCCGCCCCGGCACTTGCAGGCTCCCCCTTCTATGTGAACCGCGGACTTCGCCCATGGATCAGGGACAAGTCCCATAAACGGCGGGCGTCGGTCAGTTCGTTCGGCTTTGGGGGTTCGAACTTCCACGTCACGCTGGAAGAATACACCGGTCCTCAGGCGGCTCTGCCGGAACGCATCCTGCCAGCGGAACTCGTCATGGTTTCTGCCAGCTCTCCAGAGGCGCTCGCCACGGCGATCGAAGCGACGGCCCGCAAACTGGTGCAGGAAGAAGACCTCGCCATCGCCGCAAGCGAAAGCCATGCAGGTTTTGAAGCTGGCGATCTCTGCCGCGCAGCCATCACCGCCAGCAGCAATGACGACTTTAATGCAAAGGCCGTAAAGCTCGCCGCCCTTATCCGCGCAGGCAACGCCGAAACCGCGCCGCTGCCGAAGGGCAGCAGCGTCAGCCTGACCGCCTCCAAACCCGGCAAGCTCGCCTTCCTGATGCCGGGACAAGGCAGCCAGTATGTCGGCATGGGCCGCGACCTCGCCCTCGCCTTCCCTGAGGCGCGCGCCGCTTGGGATTATGCCGCAAGCCACAAAAAGGCTGGCAAGCTTGGCCTCCACAGGCTCGCCTTCCCGCCATCAGCTTTCAACGAAGAGCAGGCAAAGGCGCAGGCCGAGACGCTGACCGCGATGGAAAACGCACAACCTGCGCTCGCCGCCGCGACGATGGCTGTCCTCGCCGTTCTGGAAAAGGCTGGCCTCAATGCCGACATGGCCGCCGGTCACAGCTTCGGTGAGATCATGGCGCTTAATGCGTCAGGCGTCCTGTCAGACAAGGATGCGCTAAGCACAGCCTGCAAACGTGCGAGACTGATGAGCCAGGCCGCCGCCGACAATGAAGGCGCCATGCTGGCGACGCAGGCTTCAAGCGAGCAGCTCGCGCCGATCCTGAAAAATCATCCGGACGTAGTCATAGCTAATGACAATGCGCCAACTCAGACGGTGCTTTCCGGTCCGGTCGATGCCATCGAAGCCGCCCGAAAGGCGATTGAGGCTGCTGGGATCAAGGCCCGCCGTCTGCCGGTCGCATCGGCGTTCCATTCGCCTATCGTGGCTGGCGCTGTCGCACCTTTCCGCAAGGCGCTCGGCAAAACCGATTTCGCCAAGGGCGACTTTCCGGTCTTCGCGAACGCGTCGGCCAAGCGCTACCCGCTCGCTTATGACAAGCAGCGTGACCTGCTGGCGGGACAGATCGAAAGCCCCGTCCGCTTCCGCGAAATCATTGAGGCGATGCATGATGCCGGCGTCACGACCTTTGTAGAGGCGGGCCCCGGAACCGTCCTCACCGCCCTTGTCGGACAGATCCTGCCAGGCAAGGCCGATGCCGTTGCGCTCGATGACAAGAAGGGCAACGGCCTCGCCGCTTTCCTCGCAGGGCTCGGCAAACTCGCCGTCCTCGGTCATGAGATCGATTTCGAAGCCCTCTTCGCCAACATGCCAGCCCCAGAGGCACGCAAGCCACGCTCCAAGCATGCCATCGACCTCACCGGCGCAAACTATAACAAGCCCTACCCGCCAAAGGGCGGCGCTGCGGCGCTGCCTCAGCCGAAAGCGGAGGCGTCTATCCCCGCGGCTGTCAGCAAACCTGTACCTGCCGCCCCGCCAGATCCGACGCCGCCGCGCGCCCAAACCTCAACCTCTTCTTCCCAGATTTCCCAGCCAGGACCTTCGCCCATGACTGAGCCCCGCCAGACCGCCCACGCCTCCACCACCGCGCAGATCCACGCCCAGATGACAGAGGCCCACACCGCCTACATGCAGGCGCTGCAGACGGCGCACGCCCAATACATGCAGACCACGCAGGCCATGCTCGCATCGGCAGGCTCATTAGCTACTCCAGCGCCTCAGCCGCAGGTCCAGCCCGCACCGCAACCGGCTCCAGCGCCCGTTGCGGCCGCACCCACTCAACAGCCAGTCCCTGCGCCGACACCAGTGACACCGCCACCAGCGCCAGCCCCGGCCGCAGCCGCGCCAGCCCCAACACCAGCGCCTCAACCGACACCTACTCCCGCTCCGGCGCCGGCGGCCGCACCTCCCCAGGACTTCACCGCCCTCGTCACCAGCCTCGTCGCCGAGAAGACCGGCTACCCAGCCGACATGCTCGAGCCCGATATGGACCTTGAGGGGGAGCTTGGCGTCGACTCCATCAAACAGGTCGAGATCCTCTCAGCCCTGCGTGAGAAGATGCCATCCCTGCCAGAGATCGAGCCTGAACAGATCGCTGAGCTGCGCACCATTGCAAAGATCGCCGCATTCCTCAGCCCATCGGCTGGCAGCGCGCCCGCACCGAAACCAGCCCCTACCCCGGCAGCGCACGCAAATGGAAACGGTCATGCCAACGGCAACGGCCACCACATTGCCGCCGCCCCAGCTCCGGCACCTGCAGCTCCTTCGGCAGCCGCTGGCGTCGACATGAAAGAGCTTGTCCGCAACCTTATCGCCGACAAGACGGGCTACCCACCGGAAATGCTCGAAGACGACATGGACCTTGAGGGCGAGCTTGGCGTCGACTCCATCAAACAGGTCGAGATCCTCTCCGCCCTGCGCGAGCAGATGCCGAACCTGCCAGAGGTCGAACCGGAACAGATCGCGGAGCTGCGCTCGATCCGGAAGATCGCTGATTTTTTTGGGTAA
- a CDS encoding SDR family NAD(P)-dependent oxidoreductase, protein MAYVSQPAIGRVTPGLREASLIEWVTPDLAAAEPFIAALGASGFKVRAVTEPSGTASALILAHGLSSPRETLHADAVAALKSTAPQFETQGGAVILLQDTGGLFQPQDHRAWRGGLSGLARTAAREFTVATVRLIDIDMAGFGTSLAASHLVEELLTGGTAPTTGLSPAGRYVPQDTNFTLPRNQPGRLGPQDVVLVTGGARGVTADCVIELARRTGARFALLGRSPVTPWPDDLPTTTDEKTLRGALAKAAKAAGEKITPAALNTRARALLSGAEIRETLAAIGQAGGEARYIPADVSAPAALTQALADIRADLGEITGLVHGAGVLADKLIREKTPEQIARVFGPKIGGLDALLTQLDTSKLKTIAFFSSVAARYGNAGQADYAMANEILNRMAWWLKSTNPDAAVTSINWGPWDGGMVDDGLRAKFAELGVALISKPAGANAFADAVLAGPACPVEIVAGAEIAHG, encoded by the coding sequence GTGGCCTATGTCAGCCAGCCTGCCATCGGACGGGTCACGCCGGGCCTGCGCGAAGCATCGCTGATCGAATGGGTCACGCCAGACCTCGCCGCCGCTGAGCCTTTCATCGCTGCGCTTGGCGCATCAGGCTTTAAGGTCCGCGCGGTCACCGAACCAAGCGGGACCGCCAGCGCCTTAATCCTCGCCCACGGCCTTTCCAGTCCGCGTGAGACGCTGCACGCCGACGCCGTCGCGGCGCTGAAAAGCACTGCCCCACAGTTCGAAACCCAGGGCGGCGCCGTCATTCTGTTGCAGGACACAGGCGGGCTTTTTCAGCCGCAGGATCACCGCGCCTGGCGCGGCGGCCTTTCCGGCCTAGCCCGCACCGCCGCGCGCGAGTTTACGGTCGCCACCGTCCGGCTCATCGATATCGACATGGCTGGCTTCGGCACGTCGCTCGCCGCCAGCCACCTCGTCGAAGAACTCCTCACCGGCGGCACAGCGCCGACGACAGGCCTCAGCCCGGCAGGCCGCTATGTGCCGCAGGACACAAACTTCACCCTGCCCCGCAACCAGCCCGGCCGCCTTGGGCCACAGGATGTGGTCCTCGTCACCGGCGGCGCACGCGGCGTGACCGCAGATTGCGTCATAGAGCTCGCCCGCCGCACAGGTGCGCGCTTTGCGCTTCTTGGGCGCTCCCCCGTGACGCCATGGCCAGACGATTTGCCGACAACGACCGACGAGAAGACCCTGCGCGGCGCCCTCGCCAAAGCAGCCAAGGCCGCAGGCGAAAAGATCACCCCCGCCGCCCTCAACACCCGCGCCCGCGCGCTGCTCTCAGGCGCTGAAATCCGCGAAACTCTCGCCGCAATCGGTCAGGCAGGCGGCGAAGCGCGCTACATCCCTGCAGACGTCTCAGCCCCCGCCGCGCTCACCCAGGCCCTTGCCGATATCCGCGCCGACCTCGGCGAGATCACAGGCCTCGTCCACGGCGCAGGCGTCCTCGCCGACAAGCTCATCCGCGAGAAGACGCCAGAGCAGATTGCCCGCGTCTTCGGCCCCAAGATCGGTGGCCTAGATGCCCTGCTGACACAGCTCGACACCTCCAAGCTGAAGACCATCGCCTTCTTCTCATCCGTCGCCGCCCGCTATGGCAATGCGGGTCAGGCCGACTACGCCATGGCGAACGAGATCCTGAACCGCATGGCCTGGTGGCTGAAATCGACCAATCCAGATGCTGCCGTCACCTCGATAAACTGGGGCCCATGGGATGGCGGCATGGTGGATGATGGCCTCCGCGCAAAATTCGCCGAGCTTGGCGTCGCCCTCATCTCAAAACCTGCTGGCGCCAATGCCTTCGCCGACGCCGTGCTCGCAGGCCCCGCCTGCCCGGTCGAAATCGTTGCAGGCGCGGAGATCGCCCATGGCTAA